AGAGGCACAGCAGGATCACCGCGACGAACATCAGTCCGACGAACGGCATCACGCCCCAGATCACGTCCTTCAGCGGTATGTCGGGCGCGATGTTCTTGATGACGAAGATGTTCAGGCCCACCGGCGGGTGAATCAGGCCCATCTCCATCACCACCGTCATGACGACGCCGAACCAGATCAGGTCGAAGCCGGCGGCTTTCAACGGCGGCAGGATGATGGGCGCGGTCATGAGGATGATCGACACCGGCGGCAGGAAGAAGCCGAACACGATCACCATCAGCAGAATCACCGCCAGCAGCAGCCAGCGCGACAGGTGCATGTCCACCACCCACTGCGCGGCGGACTGGCTGATGTGCAGGTAGCTCATCACGTACGAATACAGCAACGACATGCCGATAATGAGCAGCAGCATGGTCGATTCCTTGATCGTCGAGGTCAGGATGGGCGACAGGTCCTTCGGGCGCCACACCCGGTACACGATGGCGATCAGTACCATCGCCAGCATGGCGCCAAGGCCCGCGGTTTCGGACGGCGTGGCGTAGCCGCCGTACAGCGCGATCATCACGCCGATCAGCAGGACGATGAAGGGCAGCACGCGCGGCAGCATTTCCACCTTCTCGCGCAGCGTGAAATGTTCGACCTCGAGGTAGGCCGACTTGGCGCCGCCGCCTTCGTACAAGGCCAGCGCCATCGCATACTCCTTACGGGCGCGGTACACGGCGTAGCCGGCGAACAGGATCACCAGCAGCAGGCCGGGGCCGATCCCGGCCAGGAACAGGCGCCCGAGCGACTGCTCCGCGGCGACCGCGTAGAGGATCATGGTGATGGACGGCGGCAGCAGGATGCCCAGCGTACCGCCGGCGGCGATGATGCCTGCCGCGAAGCCTGGCGAGTAGCCGCGTTTGCGCATCTCCGGAATGCCCGCCGAGCCGATCGCCGAGCAGGTGGCGGGCGACGAGCCGGCCATTGCGGCAAACAGCGCGCAGGCGAACACGTTGGCGATTCCCAGCCCGCCC
This window of the Massilia sp. R2A-15 genome carries:
- a CDS encoding TRAP transporter large permease, whose amino-acid sequence is MSDLTLGALYGAVTLVVMFSGMPIAFALGVVATSFMYFFMPSSSLDTITQNVYEEMASITLLSIPLFILKGAAIGKSPAGKDLYSAIHTWLHKVPGGLGIANVFACALFAAMAGSSPATCSAIGSAGIPEMRKRGYSPGFAAGIIAAGGTLGILLPPSITMILYAVAAEQSLGRLFLAGIGPGLLLVILFAGYAVYRARKEYAMALALYEGGGAKSAYLEVEHFTLREKVEMLPRVLPFIVLLIGVMIALYGGYATPSETAGLGAMLAMVLIAIVYRVWRPKDLSPILTSTIKESTMLLLIIGMSLLYSYVMSYLHISQSAAQWVVDMHLSRWLLLAVILLMVIVFGFFLPPVSIILMTAPIILPPLKAAGFDLIWFGVVMTVVMEMGLIHPPVGLNIFVIKNIAPDIPLKDVIWGVMPFVGLMFVAVILLCLFPGIATSLPNILMGAK